gaaTGTTTTTAGCTGTGATCATTGTGAGCCACGATGCCAGGCTGATCACGGAGACCCAGTGCCAGCTGTGGGTGGTTGAGGACCAGACGATCAACAATATTGATGGTGACTTTGAAGACTACAAGAGAGAGGTGCTGGAGGCTCTCGGAGAAACGCTGGTCAACAAGCCTAAAGAATGAACAACGGCTGCTATTAATAACAAGAGTGTCAAACTACATCACTGAAGGGCTTTTTGTTGCATtgaagttcattttaaaacctcaaTAGAACCAAATAGTTTCTTGTTAAGTTGACAGATTATGCGGAGCACCTGCATGCACAGTGTCGGGTGATCTAGACAAAACCCTACAGAGCCAGGATGGAGTTTTTCCACATCTTTAAAACCAGCTTTACACCTGAAGACTGATTCCTGGATTTTTACTTGCTGACAGTTTATACATACAGCGCTTGTTCTTTAGTCATGATGTCTGACATTCTTGTATTCTTCTTACATTCAGGCCGTATTATTACCAGCTCTGTTCATCCATGTGATGCAATGCTATAAAACATGTCACTATCAAATGTGAACTGAAGGGGCTAGCAGGGTGCAGTTTGAAAATGGTGTGATTGCTGATGCATAAATTTTGTATTAACCTGCCTTTGTTAGGAGTACTTCGGTTCAGGTCATTCATCATCATTATGCTTGCATTCGAAGCCAACTCCAATTTTTTTTAACCTATATAAGTGTTCAGTAACTCATCTGTCTTGAATGATGAAATAACCTATTGACtaacttgatttaaataaatacattgaataAAGTATGCATCCAGATGTGATGGAAAAAGCAAATAAAGAATTTTTTGCAACAGTCAATTTTATCAGTGCTTTTATTTGAGATTTCTTGTATTATGCTAGCTTTGCATGGACAAAATGTAACGACATGAAcggaaaacatacattttcttctTTCTCATATTAAGTATTATGGAAACTTCCAAATTTGAAATTACAACCACTCTTTTGATAGACCGTAATCAGGTTATCGCAATATGCAATTTTCGAACAgtaatgaaaatgaggctgtgggGGATAGAAGTACACAGCGTGTGATGAGTTGATGTTGAACAACATACCGATTTTTCATCTGATGAAATGTCTTTCCAAAACGCTTTCAGTAGACAAAATGCCATAAATAGTTGACATTAAAAGTGACATGATCTAGGACCTCCGATTGTAAAGACAGTAAGTCTATACCTCACTGCCTCGTTTTCATGCTGGTAAAATACATGATATCTGCACTAATTAAGGTCTATTACAAGATTCAAACATCTGGTTTCAGGTACTCTTTGTAGATCCGCTTCACTCTTGCCAGTTCTCGCTCATCTGGTTTTATACTACCATACCAAGAATACCACAGTTCTCCAGAGCGGAGGGAAGATGGGGCGGGGGTTGGTGCCACAGCACCGTGAGTGTTTGAGTAGTCCTCCTTGGAGTAATCAACATGAGGTAACTGAACAGCCAGTAAACCTTAAACAGAGGGGAGAAGAATCAAGTCACATTAAGCTTTTAACACCAAATGATGAGATTTATCCTTCTCTTCTGGCTCTTTCATAAAAGGACTTGTGCACATTGGCATTTACAACAATGAAGAGAAAGTCAATTTACCACAATCTCTAGCAGTTTCTATGGCCTTGTTAAGTAGTTTCTGTTGTTTCATGCACACACCTGAGGaaaaataaaaagagtaaaaTGCTGATTAGATCTTGAGTATATCAGAAATATAATGTACGGAGTAAATAATTACCGGTTCGAGTGGGATCATGCACGATTCCTGTTTGAGGACTAATGAACTGCTGCAACAGATTCACATTctgcagggggaaaaaaagtgtttattagaGCAAATACCTTTGATGTATAAAACTGACattttccactttaaaaaaatgacGGGTTTGAAAAACGCACCTTGTAATGGACAATGATGTTTGGATCACGACAGATGGGACAAGGGTTACCACATACCTTATCCCCTCTCTATGACAAGACAGACATCCtcattaatacaaatttaatggactgaagaaaaaaaaaacatctgaacaatcaatcaaatcaatccaAAACAAATGTGTCCTACTTACAATACAAGTCTTTCTGGTCTTTTGAGGAGGGACGCCCCCCTTATGGTTCCTTCTGTAGTTAGACCACACAGGCTTGGATCCATAGCGCTCAATGTACTCTACAAGAGAGTTCAGACCAGCATTAAACACTGATTCACCACAAGTGCTTCATTTAATCATATAATCTATCATATTTACCTTCACTTTCTAAGTATTCCCATGGTCTGTCTGAATATCTAGACACTGTCTCTGAGTCTGTGTTTTCAGCAGcagcagatgatgatgatgatgatgatgatgacgatgatgatgataaagCACGAAACTTCAGAGGCAGTCCTGGAGCAGCACTTGAAGTTATGTTCCAATAACGAATGCTCTGTAATACAAAACGAGTGTTCGGTGAGGTGTTTGTACGCGAATGACTGCCCTATAACCACAACAAACACAATTATACATCCTGTATAAAACAACATTCATGATAAAAATGCTATCGGTAACCAACCAACCTGTGTTTGAATATTTCGTTGTAAAATGACAGGAAATGTGCGGGATATTGCTATTCCAATGCGTTGTATGGAGGTCGCCATTTCGTCTTTGGCAAAGGAAGTTGTTGAGAGGTTAAAGTGTACGTTTACGGAACGGAAGTGCGCGTTTATTGTTCgcccttttttttcattttaaattattattattataatttttgctgatgttttgctttttttctaggagtattatttttgtttatataataaattataatttaaatgaatacaaaaaaacaatgttttatgcTATGTATTATCACTGAAAATACACCCAAATACACCCATCAGTTTCAATGAAaggaattaaacattacataaacATTACAAAGAGTATTCTAACCCCCATTTTGAACATAATAGCGTTATAGTAATTCACAGAAAGGTTCAGTCTACCTCAAAACAGCTAGTTCTTTAATGTGCATACACAAATATGCCTATATTATTGTACAATGATGCTGAGTCAATTCTTacatcatttatacatttaaaaaatgccaacGATTTAATGATGATTATCTTTGCACCGGAAGACGGGGGGAGGGGGAGATGGGCGCGTCCTTCAACACATATGCTTCAACACACAAGGTCGTTTCGAGAGCGCGCTCGACAGGACCGCGTGATCATCAACTCCATTTCGTGTTGAAAGAAACGCCCGAAAGCGCGCGCACGAACCCATGATGACGTCAGAACTATATATACCGAGTCCCGCCCTTCCATAGCATTCCTGGATTTGTCTGAGGTAAGTGATGTGCTGGAGGTTGGTTCTCCACTTTTTCGATTTAAAAGACGATTTTTACCCCCAAGTCTGGCTATCACGTCAGTTTTTTTAATCAGCAAAAACGACCTTTCGACTATTCTCTGGATTTCCGCCGCCAAATAGTCGTTTTCACTAACGTCTCTTTGTGCTGTTGTTTCGTTTCAGGTGTGACTCGGTCTCAGTGAAGATCTGGCGTCGAGGATTTTTCAACCGTGTACGAAGATCAAACCCCCAAAAATTCAATTTTTCTACTCGAGTAACGGACATTCGCTTACTACTTTTTTTTGCTCCAGATTGTTCAAGAAGGAAAAGCTCAATTTCAGCCACTACAATCCCGCCCATTATGCCATTTTTCAGCCAGTAATGATAAAGTCATGACAGTTTACGTTCtcttaaactgttaaaaaaagctgaaaattgTTGCTGTTAAGCACAATATATTAATAGCAACCCGAGACGCAGAGGAGAGGTTTTAATAGTAAGTGTTCTTTCAAACCAATTTGAATCGAAACTGCGTAACAGTTAACCAGTTGTCTGTGTTGAAAATGATTCCAGATATAAATAGAGATTGCAGATTCCTAGCTGTATCGAGCCTGGCGAGCTAACTGCGCCACGGTTTCTAGAAGCAGACAGCATGCTGAGATAAAGCGAGGATAGAGTATGAGCTCACAC
This region of Carassius auratus strain Wakin unplaced genomic scaffold, ASM336829v1 scaf_tig00214186, whole genome shotgun sequence genomic DNA includes:
- the mrps18b gene encoding small ribosomal subunit protein mS40; translated protein: MATSIQRIGIAISRTFPVILQRNIQTQSIRYWNITSSAAPGLPLKFRALSSSSSSSSSSSSSAAAENTDSETVSRYSDRPWEYLESEEYIERYGSKPVWSNYRRNHKGGVPPQKTRKTCIRGDKVCGNPCPICRDPNIIVHYKNVNLLQQFISPQTGIVHDPTRTGVCMKQQKLLNKAIETARDCGLLAVQLPHVDYSKEDYSNTHGAVAPTPAPSSLRSGELWYSWYGSIKPDERELARVKRIYKEYLKPDV